From the Lactuca sativa cultivar Salinas chromosome 9, Lsat_Salinas_v11, whole genome shotgun sequence genome, the window cctttagataagggatcatatattcctccattctcaatatatcgtatagacacaagacatgaatttcgatcattctctctatactgtttcccgacttccgatttatgacgactgacaacagactacaattgaacacatcaacttagtcccagcttgaccaagcgcttaggtgtcatcactaaatcatcgaggggcctacatgtatcgcttttatcctactttgggtaaaaggaatggataaacttcgactcaaatgcttacttacatttactgatcgaatcacacacaacaataagttttataacaccaagttactggtgcgtttacttattatcaatgtgtaaccgaccaacaaataacaactcacacatctcggtttcaagaatatacaatattatctactcacaatcactcgtgatgaaatccatgaagtgattcttgtgagcgtgggtttaatccaatactttaatcctattaaagcactcatgaactctgcagtaaacttgtgctatgtctaaactctttagacaatctacagaatCTTcctgacagtcttccttcatacctacttccaacgtatgaccgactgtggaggtttgaataacccagttattctggaagttaaaacatgcaaaatttaaGCACAATAGTAAtgcttaatcctatatggccccaaacttgtgagagtaaataaaacacttctatttaaccaccatattgattactcattatttatcatttaatctttcggataatcaactcattacttgaattacaacaatagttgtcccatgcacaaagcatgcacactatgtttcctatggtccttactttgtgaaatagatcaattgaaaaacttttccaatgatgctcatttcacaattctcaatccttatcattagtgttagaacataaggttcttgccactactagaatatgctagattctaacattttatgcaacgatcctttcgcaaagtcatagcacaaaagtcaccaagacttgggcaatgaaattacaaggtatgctatcagaaattgttacaagacaattccatagatgcgAAGTCtgacattcaaagtacattcctttgaatatccttcttgcataaaagtttctaatctagacatagactctcaacatccaactcctaatatagaaacatttccatatttgtcatatgacaactcattcttaatagagtcttttctattcataataatgtcgatatggtccatccaataccatacttccaactactaaCAAGCGACCAACCCtcaacgaactttggatcgtcctttgatagttgtttaattatttttagtcaaatccgattctagtcctttttccctcttaatgcgctagacatttggaaaattttagaatggtcaaatattatagcatttgcaatcaatcctataccccgaagcatatggaacacgatgcataatgtctcacatgaagatatgatactttatcaatcttctgccataatattttatgtgtcacgttctcacaattcgaactatgaagagggatgtcgtaatcataattgaaatttgagaacacactatgtatcctttgactatatttattaaaatttctcaatctaagctttagattttgaaacgaagtataatattctctcccttaattatagcaaaacaacttttcaacccatgcaactttgcaaattgaatctttgtttttctataattaatattgctaacttgcaatacttgccataataatcatacaagcataacacttatgctcccactatcatgatgattattatcatataagcataacacttatgttcccactagctttgacatgtatttagaaaacagttcaacttccagaaaacaatgcctattgaatttatgaaattcatatttctaataccagatgattcgataagcctttatctaagcttcttaaacttatacacctttgccttagatagctcatatgtgtgtctaaacaatttagaacttatgttactaagttccaaatgttcaaactaatttccaaatctcacaattcgaactatggaaagggatgctgtaaccataattgaatttgaaaatacaattttcacaattgctatcttcttaaaagctctcttagtgaaagcatttcctctcagtcattttcatgaaggaggaaatcttatgacacttagattctatggtgtatgagttcctatccatgtgaatttgccaaaaccaaagtttgtgacaaatccaatctcatatggactgaactttcttaatcttgccttatggtaagacgagtacccaccatgtcttccaagtagtttagcaacttatccttacatatcaatgtactttccatcaatcaaagtgctttgtctttatgcattcaaatgagaactcatagaactcacatgcataattaactcaattggaattgcacagaaaacaaaataacgtcaacacgataggttgtaaacctcaagtcgtgtgctagtgatgatcgataaggtttattcttgatttgttcttgaaactttttcaagatcattaaaactcccactgacctcttgacatatatgattctcttcgtcaagaaacatttcttgacaaacaaatattcaagagttagtgtagttattatcaagacaaaacacttcacataattggtccaagttgatctttgtcttatccaagacatcacaacttaccaatttcaaatgtgcaataataagaaaacttttccaaattccacatttgttgagtgttataaacctacttaatacttttcactcaattcacaatcttggagtatgactctaagattcgatattggaaggaagtatgattgactttttgatttaaccatttccataattttcgattcctcttcttagacatacaaatgtactaagactcacttagaggatcaattgagatatggttcttaatcattaagacttatcataaaacatgataaaaggtAGTCTCCCTTCGTTTTAGAATAGagaaccttttatctttctgcctacttgattcttctttattcattctgctattcattgaaactctttcaatcaacttagaattggacttaatcttttaagtataatcatatttactaaactttagtaaatcatgacgaatatctttatcactcttgtggtggacttgattaacacacaacctagtgtactcgatctcctagtccttcacttgacactttgtcaaagaattagtctaatttccaaatatgaaatttctcattcatcactcaaccaagttgtatgaatccaagtttctgtccaattgaaacttgggtgaagagaaactctccttatttggtaaattctcaacattttcacaaataacataattaagaacaaaatccattattgttaataatagaaaccttcaaacatcaatttttcatacacgcgattgcaatgataaataaataaaatcaaaatttattttattgcagaaaaatttgtccttacaatgcaattcaattgaaaaactatgttattacatatttcttagcaatctatcctaactccaagtagtagctcaaaaatctaatcttcaagcaatgcgatcgaaatctatttcttcacgattagattcagctcacttcttcccttaagcctcctatcttttcttcgatcctacaaaacatcaaaatgtaatcttatcacatcatgtattaagaatctagaataggaacttaacagagttagttaatggattttacctgaagtagagccatatgtcttgactctcccatctcttagatctctcaagtAAATAGGggagcttcgtctccaatgccccttcttttggcaataaaagcaaatggactcctttggaatggcacaatgaactatctcagagtttaccttttctggatttccaatgtcaccattttcactgtccattgaagtttgggagtttgattcactagacaaatttgcttgaccagcacgccaaatcattgctgattcagcagctgtAAGCAAATAAGGGAGAACAATTATGGTCACGTCGTGTTCCATCATATAGCACTCTCTTACGaattcactatatgattcaggaagtgactgaagaacccagtcaacagccaacatcTCTAagatatcgacacccaacatccttaacctatcaatgtgtgacttcatctctaagatgtgtgcacacacaggtttcccatcttcatgtttacttgccaaaagggcttgagtgagcttgaacttttcaagcctttgaacatgtgggttagggagaataattggaggaggtggaggaagtgaagcatgactctcatttccttgatcgtatctcggaacatcatcttcatttggaaagcttgttccaaaagatttgggaagaccattgtaagattcagacatctacaaaacgggagaaaattcaagtcagttgatatgaatccttgatgtaacaacCAAAtaaaacatcgaggctaggatccaacacaatactctacaacctagaagagggatgtcgtaatctagttgcagaatatttgaaggtaggtaaatgacgatttaccaatttccaccatgaaaaacgaaaaggaagtttaagttttaaatgaattgaaactcctagatcttttgagattcattgaacttttcaatggcatgtttaatctcgattatgccattctatttgtgactgggatgccgaggatcacaaataaggtgtgaataaccatacgaatcacgtggtgcacccaatgctactattacctaatcaatgtgtcagttagccacacatgctccattgatttatgataaacatcgagccacccttcgctaccaatgtcatccccaaattagtgtgctgattaaccacacatgctccactaacgtttgacaagggtacgaagtgtaattccatggattagcatataatttcacattttgcctaaagtaactatgatttgggaatttgtaaaagcatgtagttactttgtacttcattatacttataatggaaggtttctgtcctatcctacccgttcaactaacaaccctccactagttaagagtgtggtgggtaagagtggatacccattcgatcaccattttataggcaatttccttaaacaccccttatagaccagcttcgtgaatgaggcctactaacagtaataCTGActctttacttatatatatataatattagactttcaatgttacatatatatatatatatatatatatatatatatatatatatagtatatgtattttacacttttaaaatactaggtggtttaatttagtaaattatacttttaatttaattaaatgtaaaccaaaactttatgggtttattaaatctattttaattatacactttaattaattaataaaaccataagggtgtgatttgaacttttcaaattactaaggttttagaatttaaaatttcaaattaagacttttaattaattttaaaatccaaaacttgagggcaagttttgaaacttttcaaaacataagggttcaactatttaaatttcaaaactaaaactattaagctcaaatttaaactatgaaaCCTAAAgggttaatttgaaacttttccaaactttatcaagaacattctagatcacaacattcaaataaggcaattatctaattttgaccgagtccaatttcttgcaagataattcaccaaataattcaaataattaaattttatcatataaggaaataattatttaattaatatgaagttatcttttattttggcaaggataatcacccaatatcataaaaatctgatttatatcaataaaaaaaacgttttggtaactatcccacagcCAAAGATGCACAAAATCCTGAAATTACCTCTTTCTGactagctgactcgtcgagtcaagcatggactcgacgagtttaccatggactcggcgagttcagccatggactcggcgagtctagcccccataaaccctaattttcgatttTAAGCAAGAATAATCCATtatagcatcaaattcactaacaagcatccctaggctctgataccactgatgggtttcgagctaaacatcaatcctatggtgtatatgcatatcctaatagcttttggatctagtttgtctaaagAACATGCAATtcaatatccaaagctataaaccctagatctatcatataagaactgaaataagggtttagtaattacctctGATGGTTATATtgaaataacaatcaattccttgctttgattggcttcagaaagcttagtgcctcaagtgttgcacctctaatggagtcacaaacaccaataagcaacaagatgaagaagagaagagatgggaggcaccaaaaacggctagaaaccctaatccaagtgttagccacatttttggtgcctaaggctccttatatacttaggcaattagggttatctaacaaggaaaccctaatttgactgcttaagccctaagcagcccatggactccttctttagaagccttggacgacttctaatgggtttcccccgtagaattcgtccactccaccttctatggagtccataagcccatctatgtaattatcttataattgtacAATAACtcccttatgtttaattaatctcttttaaccacaaaatgaattcttaattaattcttgactaatattaattaaacattatgatttctcctttaatatgttattcttataatatattaataaatcatatttaaacctttctctccttaattcatcctatatattgctatggtgaaggcaacccaaaaggatcatgctcataatcgggtcaagtacataccaaaatagttatggacttagacactaatccaacattatctTTTTTTCGTTTGAGtcctttttcatatgaattttatcTTTGGCATTCTCGTTTAGTACATGTGTCTGTATCACATTTGAGTTTTTTAGCATCTAGAAGTGTTTTGGGTCATTTGAATATTTGTGATATTTCTAATTATAGTGGTTGTAAAATGGCAAAATTCTATGTTTTACCTTTCAGTAGATCATTTACTTCATTTATAGCGAGCACCCATCATCTGTCTGAAACTGAATCGTATAGAGAAGATGTTTTAGATCCTCTTTCACTAATGATATAGTTGAGGAACTCACTCCTCTTCATCAGACTCATACATGGGATTTGGTTTCCCTTCTTCCTGAGAAATATACGATTGATTTTCATTGGCTATATAAGATAAAAACAAAAGCTAATGGGTCTGTTGAGTTGTACAAGGCCAGACTTGTAGCAAAACGGTATTCCCAATAGTACGGTTTTGACTATGAGGAGACTTTTTCTCTAGTGGCAAAGATGACAATAGTTCGTACTATGATTGCAGGTGCATTCGTTCGACAGTGCAAgatctttcaaatggatgtcaagaatgtCTTTTTGAATGGTGACCTCCATGAAGAGTTTTATatgtcacccccccccccccccccccttcaaaATTTGGCACCATCCGAGTGAGGTTTGTTGGCTGCGCAAAGCTTTGTATGGTCTCAATCAAACCCATTgtgcttggtttgagaaattcTCCACAATGATTACCACTCCTGGACTTGTCCATAGTAATCATGATTTAACTATTGTTAGATGCTCGAGTGTAGGACGGATTCTTTTATCCTTATATATGGATGACATGATTACTACTAGTGATGACCATGGTGGTATTGAGTCTTTGAAGCATGATCTAGATCGATTTTCTttgaaggatttgggtttgcTGCGTTATTTCTTGGGTATTGAGGTAGCTCATGTTAAGAAAGAGTATCTTCTTTTTTAGACGAAATATATACCTGACTTGTTTACACGGGTGAGCCTCTCTGACAATCAGACTGTTGATACTCctcttgaaaccattgcataatACTCTCCTACTGATGGTGTTCTTTTGTCTGATCCAAATCTTTATCGCACTGTTGTGGGAAGTTTGGTTTATCTCACAGTTACTCGTTTGGATACTATTAGGGGTGGAATTGGTACGGTACCAATTCATTTTTCTCTAAACCGTGTACCGtaccaactataattggtataaaaaaATTGCTACCGGTACCATACCAAGTATACTTGGTACCAATTTATTTGGCTACCGACAAGTTTGGTTGGTACAAATTGGTAATGGTATATACCAACTTCTTTTAATTTTCTATTGTAAGATTTAAAAATAAGCAAAGACATCGGGATTTTGATGTGTAGTATATAAATTAGTTACGTAGTTCTTTTAGTTTACAAAAGAATTCTATTCAAGTAACGCTAAAGTAACGTTTTAATATTTTGCTTTAACGTGGTAATAACTATGGACTAATACGACTAAATGACTACTATAATGTTATTAAAACTGTAAACATTAAATACAATTACcagttgaaatatatatatatatatatatatatatatatatatatatatatatatatatatataatatatatatatatatatatatatatcaaatgaattggTTGGTACGGTATTACCACGGTATTCCAATTTTTATACCATTATCGTACCAACATTGATCAATTGGTACGATACTACCAACCAAACATTTTGGCTACCAAATATATTGGCTACCAAGTTTTTTGGTTCGGTTggtaacatgttggttggttttctATGGTACAATTTTGCCAGCCCTAGATACTGCTCATGTTATTCATGTTGTCAGTCAGTTTTGCTACTGCTCCTACATGTGTTCAGCGGGGAGTTGTACTCCGTATTATGAGATATCTTTGTGGCACAGACCCTCTTGTTTCCCTCGACGTCTTCTCTTGAGTTACATGCCTATAGTGATGCTGAATGGGATGACGATCGTCAAGATCGTATATCAACCACCGGATTTTGCATATTTCTTTAAAAGTCTCTCTTTTCATGGAAGAGCAAGAAGGGACGTTATCTCTAGATCTTCCATGGAGGTTGAGTATCATGTTATGGTTATGACTACATGTGAGATTATCTGGTTACGATGGTTGCTTGTGAATATGGCAATTCACATTTATTCACCTACTCCCCTGCATTGTGATAACAAAAGTCCGATACAAATTACGAACAATTCAATTTTCCATGAACGGACGAAGCACATTGAGATTGATTGTCACTTCACCCGTCATCACTTACAGCTCGAAACCATATCGCTTTCGTTTGTTTAATCAACCTTGCAGCTTGCGGATATTTTTACGAAGGCTCTATCGGCTTCTTGGTTTCAGTTCTTGTGTGACAAACTCTCAATGTTTATTGTTGTGCCATTGTGAGTTTGAGGAGGAATGTTAGCCGATATGTTATTAGCCCATATGTTTATGGGCCCTTTAGGCTTTAGCAGTAGGGTTTTGTCTTGCTAGTATTTATTCTCGGCTTTATTCTTTGTTCTTTGTAGCCTTTCTTTTCATTGAGAACCATGTAATTTCTCTCTATCATAATCATATGACAGTATTATAATGTGGTTCATATATATCATAAGGCTCGTCCCCCCAAAACAATCCTAAAGTAGACAACTGCAAGATTCGATGCAATTTCACTAATTCAAAGCCCAAAACAAACCTAAAACCATTAGATTGACTCCAATCCAACACATGATGAAATGTGATTTCGGTAATCCagaaattaaatgaatatgttgtgTGGAATTGCCTTTTAAAAACGGTTAACACATATGGCGGACAAAGAGCCTTTAATAACAATACATAAGAAAGTCAAAATGCCGTGGTTCATTCATAAGCACATGCTCGCCAATAATTCACTGGACATTTTCTTGGTAAGTCTTTCTCTATTTATTTTGACACATCGACTCATATTCTTTAAGTTTGAAAAATTCTCTGCCTTGTGGTTCAACCTATACAAGTGGAAATCCAATGAAGCGTAAGATTTCCACACGGCATTAACTGTGTAATCTTATAAAGTACACTAAGAGACCTTACATCAAAcgtttatattatatatatgccCTAATTCTTCCCTCACCCATAAAGCTTTAACAAGTATTCTTCATAATGATGGTATTTGCATCTGCATATTCCTTTCCAATTATGTAGACATATATAATAACCGATCTAATTCTTAACTCATTGTTTTTGTTGTAAGACATCAGTATACAACATTTGTCTTCAAATTATGTGCGATTTAATTTGTTAATTGTTGTAACTGAATTTTGCAGCAAAAGATTGTGATAAAGATGCAGCCAAAGTGTGGGAGATGCCGAACAAAAGCCATGATGATAGCTGCAAAAGCATCAGGTAGTTGTAGGTGTAAACATATTGTGAAACCAGGTTCCAATTACTCGTTTCTTGAAAATGATAAGAATATAAGTATGTGTATGTGCGTGTTATATGACTTTAGTATGTGCGTAGGTGTCAGTTCAGTGGAGCTACAAGGGGAGAACAAGAACCAGATGGTGGTGATTGGAGATGGCATAGATGCAGCTGCATTGACAAGCTCGGTGAGGAAAAAGATCAAGAATGCGTCATTGGAATTAGTTCAGCAGTTGTAGTTCATCTTTTGCTGCTACAAACCCTGTAATTGCTTAATT encodes:
- the LOC111888182 gene encoding heavy metal-associated isoprenylated plant protein 47 isoform X2; its protein translation is MMQKIVIKMQPKCGRCRTKAMMIAAKASGVSSVELQGENKNQMVVIGDGIDAAALTSSVRKKIKNASLELVQQL
- the LOC111888182 gene encoding heavy metal-associated isoprenylated plant protein 47 isoform X1 — protein: MMQKIVIKMQPKCGRCRTKAMMIAAKASGSVSSVELQGENKNQMVVIGDGIDAAALTSSVRKKIKNASLELVQQL